In Flavobacterium sp. CBA20B-1, one DNA window encodes the following:
- the egtB gene encoding ergothioneine biosynthesis protein EgtB: protein MDQNTSSKNTTKKTDWLAMYRHIRMHTETICKPLQTEDYVVQPIVDVSPPKWHLGHTTWFFETFLLQPHLPDYQVFNTNYNYVFNSYYETIGARVIRTDRGNLSRPSVAEIYQYRAYVDAQMVLFLQSIHFTEHLHPLLELGLNHEQQHQELLLADIKYILGHNPLFPVYESKKMPENKVFLDDSMCTINEGIYEIGYNGDGFCFDNEKNRHKVFLNRFQIATSPVTNEEYLQFIESGGYHDFKYWHAEGWDWVQKHQIEAPLYWHFIDDRWMYYTFNGLQEINRQQAVCHVSFYEAAAFAQWKEMRLPTEVEWEVAAEELNWGSCWEWTNSAYLPYPGFQKEAGAVGEYNGKFMVSQMVLRGASIATPANHSRKTYRNFFYPNLRSQFTGIRLAK from the coding sequence CATTCGCATGCATACAGAAACTATTTGCAAACCTTTACAAACTGAGGATTATGTGGTGCAACCAATAGTTGATGTGAGTCCGCCGAAATGGCACTTAGGACATACTACTTGGTTCTTTGAAACTTTTTTGTTGCAACCACATTTGCCAGATTATCAAGTTTTTAACACCAATTATAATTATGTGTTTAATAGTTATTACGAAACAATTGGTGCACGTGTAATCCGTACCGACAGAGGTAATTTAAGCCGTCCGTCTGTTGCAGAAATTTATCAATATAGGGCGTATGTAGATGCGCAAATGGTGCTTTTTTTACAAAGTATCCACTTTACGGAGCATTTACATCCGTTATTGGAATTGGGATTAAATCATGAACAGCAACACCAAGAGCTACTTTTGGCAGATATAAAATATATCTTGGGACACAACCCGCTTTTTCCTGTTTACGAATCCAAAAAAATGCCAGAAAACAAAGTGTTTTTAGATGATTCAATGTGTACTATTAACGAAGGTATTTATGAAATTGGTTATAATGGTGACGGATTTTGTTTTGACAATGAAAAGAACAGACACAAGGTTTTTTTGAATCGTTTTCAGATTGCAACATCGCCCGTTACCAATGAAGAGTATCTGCAATTTATAGAATCGGGTGGTTATCATGATTTTAAGTATTGGCATGCAGAAGGTTGGGATTGGGTGCAAAAGCATCAAATAGAAGCACCGCTTTATTGGCATTTTATTGATGACAGATGGATGTATTACACGTTCAATGGATTGCAGGAAATAAACAGGCAACAAGCGGTTTGTCATGTAAGCTTTTACGAAGCAGCAGCTTTTGCCCAATGGAAAGAAATGCGTTTGCCAACCGAAGTAGAGTGGGAGGTTGCAGCCGAAGAATTAAATTGGGGAAGTTGTTGGGAATGGACAAATTCGGCCTATTTACCTTATCCAGGATTTCAAAAAGAAGCAGGTGCTGTGGGCGAATACAATGGCAAATTTATGGTGAGCCAAATGGTTTTGCGTGGAGCTTCGATTGCTACACCAGCAAACCACAGCCGTAAAACATACCGCAATTTTTTCTATCCCAATTTAAGGTCGCAATTCACAGGAATTCGATTAGCAAAGTAG
- the msrA gene encoding peptide-methionine (S)-S-oxide reductase MsrA has translation MKSSIFINTFSIILASFFIMPILGCNKKTTEFATRNTASNKPSTQVVTDTATFAAGCFWCVEEQFKQLNGVLSVTSGYTGGTLSNPTYEEVTSGNTGHAEACAIVFNPRVISYRELLQAFFIAHDPTQLNRQGNDIGTQYRSAIFYHNSEQKELAEFYIDALNKEKAYNQPIVTEVSLFKTFYPAEEYHQNYYENNPDKAYCRLVIQPKVEKFKKVFKEQLKK, from the coding sequence ATGAAATCATCGATTTTTATTAATACGTTCAGCATCATTTTAGCTAGTTTTTTCATTATGCCTATTTTGGGTTGCAACAAGAAAACTACTGAATTTGCCACCCGAAACACCGCCTCTAATAAGCCATCTACACAAGTTGTTACAGATACAGCAACGTTTGCAGCAGGATGTTTTTGGTGTGTAGAAGAACAGTTTAAGCAGTTAAATGGTGTGCTTTCGGTTACATCGGGATATACTGGTGGAACGCTTTCTAATCCAACTTACGAAGAAGTAACTTCTGGAAACACGGGGCATGCGGAGGCGTGTGCTATTGTTTTTAATCCACGAGTGATTTCATACAGAGAATTGTTGCAAGCTTTTTTCATAGCCCACGATCCCACACAATTGAATCGACAAGGAAATGATATTGGAACGCAGTACCGCTCGGCAATTTTTTACCATAATTCGGAACAAAAAGAATTGGCTGAATTTTATATTGATGCATTAAACAAAGAAAAAGCATACAACCAGCCCATTGTTACAGAAGTATCATTGTTCAAAACTTTTTATCCGGCCGAAGAATACCATCAAAATTATTACGAAAACAATCCGGATAAAGCTTATTGCCGATTAGTGATTCAACCAAAAGTGGAAAAATTCAAAAAGGTTTTTAAAGAGCAATTAAAGAAATAA
- the pdeM gene encoding ligase-associated DNA damage response endonuclease PdeM, with amino-acid sequence MKIIEKLLHFGGQEFLLNNQRSMFWPALQTLIFSDLHSGKSAYFRKNGIAMPSYLHTLDLQRLKNLILHYQPKNILIVGDLIHAGNNKEVTDLKQLIAEHDAINFQLVKGNHDRLPDSFIKSLGFKNIYQHLEICGILVVHEPIENQKLPAISGHLHPGVQIPLLKNKSKRLPCFMVQKNQLILPAFSGFTGMAVQKTKGATTFYGFYESVFFVVQED; translated from the coding sequence ATGAAAATTATCGAAAAATTGTTGCATTTTGGCGGGCAAGAATTTCTATTAAACAATCAGCGAAGCATGTTTTGGCCTGCTTTACAAACATTGATTTTTTCGGATTTGCATTCTGGTAAAAGTGCCTACTTTCGGAAAAATGGCATTGCAATGCCTTCTTATTTGCACACACTTGATTTGCAACGATTAAAAAATTTAATTTTGCATTATCAACCAAAAAACATCCTTATTGTTGGCGATTTAATCCACGCAGGAAACAACAAAGAAGTAACTGATTTAAAACAACTTATCGCAGAACATGATGCCATTAATTTTCAACTAGTGAAGGGAAACCACGACCGTTTGCCCGATTCGTTCATAAAAAGTTTAGGTTTTAAAAATATTTACCAGCATTTGGAAATTTGCGGTATTTTGGTGGTTCATGAACCTATAGAAAATCAAAAGCTACCAGCTATATCGGGACACTTACATCCGGGAGTTCAAATTCCGTTGTTAAAAAATAAAAGCAAACGATTGCCTTGTTTTATGGTTCAAAAAAATCAGTTGATTTTACCTGCATTTAGCGGATTTACCGGAATGGCCGTGCAAAAAACAAAAGGCGCTACTACTTTCTATGGGTTTTATGAATCAGTTTTTTTTGTTGTTCAAGAAGATTGA
- a CDS encoding ligase-associated DNA damage response DEXH box helicase translates to MKNVNTTEGYQIITDWMHRNQQTPFEFQERTWNYYHKGYSGLVIAPTGFGKTFSVFLAAAIDFMNRYDETKTGLKLIWVTPIRSLAKDLARAMQHAADEIGLDWQVEVRNGDTDPKQKAKQIKQMPDVLIVTPESLHLLLAQKSRDQFFKNLACIAVDEWHELLGNKRGVMVELAIAYLRSTLPALKIWGITATIGNIDQAMDVLLPNFPKKIKIISKEKKQIKIVPVYPDHVDVLPWAGHLGSKLTNKVVQLVLKSKSTLIFTNTRSQSELWYQLLLDAHPDFAGQIALHHGSIDHHLRKWIEESLSNGQLKAVVCTSSLDLGVDFKPVDTVVQIGSSKGIARFLQRAGRSGHSPFETSTIYFVPTHSLELLEVAALKDAFKNKIIEKREPLVLTYDVLIQFLVTLALGGGFYPEETFPIIKNTHAFHFISEEDWLWCLAFITKGGKLGEHYEEFHRVSVADDGKYVITKRRIGMLHRLNIGVIVSDAMLRVKYVSGGYIGMVEEYFLTKLKVGDKFILAGRVLEYVRMKELTVFVRNASGKAITPSWLGGRLPLSADLGSFLRKKIAEAAKSESKAKEVAFLGPLLQYQKNYSTLPTDKEFLVESIHTREGYHLFMYPLEGRFVHEVMATVIAYRISKRFPISFSIAMNDFGFELFSDQPIPINEELLQELLSSNGLMDDVVGSINAAEMALHKFRDIAVIAGLVIQTFPGAQRNNKSLQASSGIIFKVLEENEPTHLLVKQAYTEVFNQQLEEVRLQKTFQRIAESTVLLQFSDRYTPLSFPIKADSLRQSLSSEDLATRLERMIERNLKKKKK, encoded by the coding sequence ATGAAAAACGTAAATACCACCGAAGGTTACCAAATTATTACCGATTGGATGCACCGCAACCAACAAACACCTTTTGAGTTTCAAGAACGCACTTGGAATTACTACCACAAAGGATACAGCGGTTTGGTAATTGCCCCCACAGGTTTTGGTAAAACATTTTCGGTGTTTTTGGCTGCTGCTATAGATTTTATGAATCGATATGATGAAACGAAAACCGGTTTAAAACTCATTTGGGTAACTCCCATCCGCTCATTGGCAAAAGATTTAGCAAGAGCTATGCAACATGCCGCTGATGAAATTGGCCTTGATTGGCAGGTTGAAGTGCGCAATGGCGACACCGATCCCAAACAAAAAGCAAAACAAATCAAGCAAATGCCCGATGTGCTCATTGTGACCCCCGAAAGTTTGCATTTGCTTTTAGCGCAAAAAAGCCGCGATCAATTTTTCAAAAATCTAGCTTGCATTGCTGTTGATGAATGGCACGAATTGCTGGGAAACAAGCGCGGCGTTATGGTTGAACTTGCTATTGCATATCTTAGAAGTACACTTCCCGCATTAAAAATTTGGGGAATTACAGCCACTATTGGCAATATAGATCAGGCAATGGATGTATTGTTGCCTAATTTTCCCAAAAAAATAAAAATTATTTCGAAAGAAAAAAAGCAGATAAAAATAGTGCCTGTTTATCCAGATCATGTGGACGTTTTGCCATGGGCTGGTCATCTTGGTAGTAAACTAACCAACAAAGTGGTACAACTTGTTTTAAAAAGTAAATCCACCCTTATTTTTACCAATACCCGCAGTCAAAGTGAGCTTTGGTATCAATTGTTATTGGATGCGCACCCCGATTTTGCTGGTCAAATTGCGCTTCATCATGGTTCTATAGATCATCATCTTCGTAAATGGATTGAAGAATCGCTGAGCAACGGGCAATTAAAAGCAGTTGTTTGCACCTCATCACTCGATTTAGGGGTTGATTTTAAACCTGTTGACACCGTGGTTCAAATAGGATCCAGCAAAGGTATTGCCCGGTTTCTTCAAAGAGCAGGCAGAAGTGGTCATTCTCCTTTTGAAACATCCACCATTTACTTTGTTCCTACCCATTCTTTGGAACTGCTTGAAGTTGCTGCTCTCAAAGATGCTTTTAAAAATAAAATCATCGAGAAACGAGAACCTTTGGTTTTAACATACGATGTGCTGATTCAGTTTTTAGTAACCTTGGCTTTGGGTGGCGGTTTTTACCCCGAAGAAACATTTCCAATCATTAAAAACACCCACGCTTTTCATTTTATCTCTGAAGAAGATTGGTTGTGGTGCTTGGCTTTTATCACCAAAGGCGGTAAATTGGGCGAACATTACGAAGAATTTCACAGGGTGTCGGTTGCCGATGACGGGAAATATGTGATTACTAAAAGAAGAATTGGCATGCTGCACCGCCTAAATATTGGTGTGATTGTAAGCGATGCCATGCTTCGAGTAAAATATGTTTCGGGCGGATATATCGGAATGGTAGAAGAATATTTTCTCACTAAATTAAAAGTTGGAGATAAATTTATATTAGCTGGAAGGGTTTTGGAATATGTTCGCATGAAAGAACTTACGGTTTTTGTACGCAACGCATCAGGAAAAGCCATCACGCCCAGTTGGTTGGGAGGCAGATTGCCTTTAAGTGCCGATTTAGGATCATTTTTGCGAAAAAAAATAGCCGAAGCAGCAAAAAGCGAATCAAAAGCGAAAGAAGTTGCTTTTTTAGGTCCTTTGTTGCAGTATCAAAAAAACTATTCCACCTTGCCCACTGATAAAGAATTTCTAGTAGAAAGCATTCATACACGAGAGGGGTATCATTTGTTTATGTATCCTTTAGAAGGAAGATTTGTGCACGAAGTGATGGCTACTGTAATTGCTTATCGTATAAGTAAACGTTTCCCGATTAGTTTTTCCATTGCAATGAACGATTTTGGTTTTGAGTTGTTTTCAGACCAACCCATTCCTATTAATGAAGAATTATTGCAAGAACTTTTAAGCAGTAACGGATTGATGGATGATGTGGTTGGAAGCATCAATGCAGCTGAAATGGCGCTGCACAAGTTCAGAGACATTGCCGTGATTGCAGGTTTGGTGATACAAACTTTTCCGGGTGCTCAACGAAACAACAAATCGCTTCAGGCATCGTCGGGAATTATTTTTAAAGTTTTAGAAGAAAACGAGCCTACTCATTTATTGGTAAAGCAAGCATACACCGAGGTTTTCAATCAACAATTAGAAGAAGTACGGTTGCAAAAAACCTTTCAAAGAATTGCTGAAAGCACCGTGTTATTACAATTTTCAGACCGATACACACCATTAAGTTTTCCGATTAAAGCAGATAGTTTAAGGCAATCGCTATCAAGTGAAGATTTAGCAACCCGTCTGGAACGAATGATTGAACGAAATTTAAAGAAAAAAAAGAAATGA
- a CDS encoding ATP-dependent DNA ligase encodes MKEFAQLIHTLDSTNKNLQKIAAIELFIKTASNEDKLWFLSLFTGKRPKRSVTTKLLKQWILEETKLPEWLFAESYAAVGDLGETIALLLPNYETRSEKSLSQYMDEITALKDATEDEKRAYVVSNWHAMSSTERFIFNKLLGGSFRIGVSSKTVINALAKYFDKEPAAVTHSIMGEWRREDVDFEGLITGAYTQVNKSKPYPFCLAYALDKDLKSLGNISDWQIEYKWDGIRAQVIKRDGSFFIWSRGEELITNQFPEIEAAFANFPYDFVIDGELLVVKNQEVYNFSELQKRLNRKKLPKKMLDELPVSLYIYDVLEWQNQDLRTEALANRRAVLERYFNTPNQESIHLSPVINEKSWDQLAAIRNNARAINSEGLMLKNLHSPYHTGRKRGDWWKWKTDPLTIDAVLIYAQKGSGRRSGYYTDYTFAVKNGNELVTIAKAYSGLTDKEIQEVSKFVNQNAIEKFGPVRTVKPELVFEIAFEGIGFSSRHKSGVALRFPRILRWRKDKNATQIDDLEDVKRLIT; translated from the coding sequence ATGAAAGAATTTGCCCAGCTTATCCATACTTTAGACAGCACCAATAAAAATTTGCAAAAAATAGCAGCTATTGAATTGTTTATTAAAACAGCTTCAAATGAGGATAAACTATGGTTTTTGTCCCTTTTCACAGGCAAGCGCCCAAAAAGAAGCGTTACCACCAAGTTGCTTAAACAATGGATTTTAGAAGAAACAAAATTGCCAGAGTGGCTTTTTGCAGAAAGTTATGCAGCTGTGGGCGATTTAGGCGAAACCATTGCCCTTTTGCTACCCAACTATGAAACCCGATCCGAAAAATCGCTCAGCCAATATATGGATGAAATCACAGCTTTGAAAGATGCCACCGAAGACGAGAAACGAGCGTATGTGGTATCTAATTGGCATGCAATGAGCAGTACCGAACGATTTATTTTTAATAAACTACTGGGCGGAAGTTTTAGAATTGGTGTTTCCTCTAAAACCGTTATAAATGCTTTGGCAAAATATTTCGATAAGGAACCAGCGGCGGTAACTCACAGTATTATGGGAGAATGGAGGCGTGAAGATGTTGATTTTGAAGGATTAATCACCGGTGCATACACGCAAGTTAATAAAAGCAAACCCTATCCTTTTTGTTTGGCTTATGCGCTAGACAAAGACTTAAAGTCGCTCGGCAATATTTCCGATTGGCAAATTGAATATAAATGGGACGGCATTCGGGCACAAGTGATTAAAAGAGATGGTTCGTTTTTTATTTGGTCGCGTGGCGAGGAACTAATCACCAACCAATTTCCTGAAATCGAAGCAGCTTTTGCCAATTTTCCATATGATTTTGTGATTGATGGCGAACTTTTAGTGGTTAAAAATCAAGAAGTTTATAATTTCAGTGAACTTCAAAAAAGGCTCAACCGTAAAAAGCTTCCTAAAAAAATGCTTGATGAACTACCTGTTTCGTTATACATTTATGATGTGTTGGAATGGCAAAACCAAGATCTTCGAACAGAGGCATTAGCAAACAGAAGAGCTGTTTTAGAAAGATATTTCAACACACCAAATCAAGAATCTATCCATTTGTCGCCTGTTATCAATGAAAAAAGTTGGGATCAATTAGCGGCAATTCGCAACAATGCAAGAGCCATAAATAGTGAAGGATTAATGCTAAAAAACCTGCACTCGCCTTATCACACGGGCAGAAAACGCGGGGATTGGTGGAAATGGAAAACAGATCCATTAACCATTGATGCGGTGCTTATTTATGCACAAAAAGGAAGCGGACGAAGAAGCGGTTATTATACCGATTACACATTTGCTGTGAAAAACGGCAACGAATTGGTCACCATTGCCAAAGCATATTCAGGGCTTACCGATAAAGAAATTCAAGAAGTGAGTAAATTTGTAAACCAAAATGCCATTGAAAAGTTTGGTCCTGTGCGCACTGTAAAACCTGAATTGGTTTTTGAAATTGCTTTTGAAGGCATTGGTTTTAGCAGTCGGCACAAATCGGGAGTTGCTTTGCGGTTTCCCAGAATTTTACGTTGGCGCAAAGATAAAAACGCTACTCAAATTGATGACTTAGAAGATGTTAAAAGGCTAATTACCTAA
- a CDS encoding ligase-associated DNA damage response exonuclease: MRLLNFTENGFYCIPGNFYIDPWKPVDYALITHAHADHARWGMKRYLCHHFTVPILHSRIGKDIQVQGIAYNESLIINGVKVSFHPAGHIIGSAQIRMEYKGKIAVVSGDYKLQNDGLSTPFEPVKCHEFVTESTFGLPIYKWSSVEQLNQLMLDWVIANQKNGKTSVFVGYSLGKAQRILKALSGVGPIFTHYSIAKLNEAYKSVGVDLPDYQIVDFRESVQHVNQAVVIVPPALVESTALKKIPNMAYAVCSGWMQVRGARRWRSADAGFAVSDHADWDGLLTAVKATEAEKVYVTHGQTAAFAKYLNENGMHAVELHTAFGNEEEDEQTPESV, from the coding sequence ATGCGTTTACTAAATTTTACCGAAAATGGCTTCTATTGCATACCCGGAAATTTCTATATTGATCCATGGAAACCCGTTGATTATGCACTAATAACGCACGCGCATGCCGATCATGCCCGTTGGGGAATGAAACGCTATTTGTGTCATCATTTTACAGTACCTATCCTTCACAGCCGAATTGGCAAAGATATTCAGGTACAAGGTATTGCTTACAATGAGTCGCTAATTATAAACGGGGTAAAGGTTTCTTTTCACCCCGCAGGTCACATTATTGGTTCGGCTCAAATCCGAATGGAATATAAGGGAAAAATAGCTGTAGTTTCGGGTGATTACAAGTTACAAAATGATGGATTGTCAACCCCTTTTGAACCAGTTAAATGCCACGAATTTGTAACAGAAAGCACTTTTGGTTTGCCTATTTACAAATGGTCGTCTGTGGAACAATTGAATCAATTGATGCTCGATTGGGTCATTGCCAACCAAAAAAACGGTAAAACTTCTGTCTTTGTGGGATATTCTCTTGGAAAAGCGCAACGCATCCTGAAAGCTTTAAGCGGTGTTGGCCCCATATTCACTCACTATTCCATTGCAAAATTGAATGAAGCTTATAAAAGTGTGGGTGTTGACCTTCCCGATTATCAAATTGTTGACTTTCGTGAATCGGTGCAACATGTGAACCAAGCAGTTGTAATTGTGCCCCCTGCCTTAGTTGAAAGTACCGCTTTAAAGAAAATTCCTAACATGGCTTATGCCGTTTGTTCGGGTTGGATGCAAGTGCGCGGTGCAAGAAGATGGCGAAGTGCCGATGCGGGATTTGCCGTAAGTGACCATGCCGATTGGGACGGACTTTTAACTGCTGTGAAAGCTACAGAAGCCGAAAAAGTTTATGTTACCCACGGACAAACTGCTGCTTTTGCTAAATATCTTAATGAAAACGGGATGCATGCGGTAGAACTGCACACTGCTTTTGGAAATGAAGAAGAGGACGAACAAACACCGGAAAGCGTATGA
- a CDS encoding phosphatidate cytidylyltransferase: MKKYFLFGSIGFMCLLLTSCEAVETIFKAGMWWAFFLVFLVIGIILWIFSKMRGRK; encoded by the coding sequence ATGAAAAAGTATTTTTTATTTGGTAGTATCGGCTTTATGTGCTTGTTACTTACCAGTTGCGAAGCCGTAGAAACCATTTTTAAAGCTGGAATGTGGTGGGCTTTCTTTCTTGTTTTTCTTGTAATTGGAATCATTCTTTGGATTTTTTCTAAAATGAGAGGACGAAAATAA
- a CDS encoding SemiSWEET transporter, translating to METIIGTIAGILTSMSMLPQLIKVLKEKEVENISHGTIIVLICGVALWVVYGILKNEWPIILSNGFSVLVNVTLLVYYHLYKKK from the coding sequence ATGGAAACAATTATCGGAACAATAGCAGGGATTTTGACATCTATGTCCATGCTTCCACAACTCATTAAAGTTTTAAAAGAAAAAGAAGTGGAGAACATTTCCCACGGAACCATCATTGTTTTAATTTGTGGAGTTGCACTTTGGGTGGTTTATGGAATTTTGAAAAATGAATGGCCCATTATTCTCTCTAACGGGTTTTCGGTCTTAGTAAATGTCACACTGCTTGTTTATTATCATCTTTACAAAAAAAAATAA
- the rsmD gene encoding 16S rRNA (guanine(966)-N(2))-methyltransferase RsmD, whose product MRIVSGKFKGRRITAPKNLPVRPTTDLSKEALFNILNHQFSFRELRVLDLFAGTGNISYEFASRGAEPITCVDTDFGCINFIKKTAAQFEMDITTIKSDVYKFLERSKVTYDIIFADPPYDFSQEQFDKIYQLIFENELLEADGLLIIEHSTQTKMEHLERFSNSRKYGGSIFSFFEYEQEEIDDDEENFDEED is encoded by the coding sequence ATGAGAATAGTTTCCGGAAAATTTAAAGGCCGACGCATCACAGCTCCAAAAAACCTACCTGTTCGCCCTACAACCGATTTAAGTAAAGAAGCATTGTTTAACATATTGAACCATCAATTTTCGTTTCGTGAGCTAAGAGTGCTTGATTTATTTGCCGGAACCGGTAACATCAGTTATGAATTTGCCTCGCGGGGTGCCGAACCGATTACTTGTGTTGATACCGATTTTGGTTGTATAAATTTTATAAAGAAAACAGCTGCACAGTTTGAGATGGATATCACCACGATAAAAAGTGATGTGTATAAGTTTTTAGAACGAAGCAAAGTAACATACGATATTATTTTTGCCGATCCACCTTATGATTTTTCGCAAGAACAATTTGATAAAATCTACCAATTGATCTTTGAAAATGAATTGCTCGAAGCCGATGGTTTATTGATTATTGAACACTCTACGCAAACAAAGATGGAGCATTTGGAGCGTTTTAGTAACAGCAGAAAATATGGCGGTTCTATTTTTTCGTTTTTTGAATATGAACAAGAAGAAATAGATGACGATGAAGAGAATTTTGATGAAGAGGATTGA
- a CDS encoding DUF3822 family protein produces the protein MILIHFMIMLNESFQKLYIQVSFQNFSYCVKNQVNNQVSHIKSFALDPYKTIEQQLDVFFDKEEALQSGFQDVVVLHDNNLNTFVPTALFDETSLGSYLQYNTKVFPTDYFDYDNLPQAEMNNIYVPYVAFNNYFLDVFGSFTFQHINTSLVQHFLAKSANDAVANLFVHVGATHFELVLTKQKKLLFFNSYEFQTKEDFIYYLLFVFEQLQLNPETQAVTFYGNISTGSDLYQIAYRFIRHVSVADMQTLAQTLSVTYQELKQHYILLHA, from the coding sequence TTGATTCTTATACATTTTATGATTATGTTGAACGAATCGTTTCAAAAATTATACATACAAGTATCGTTTCAAAATTTTAGTTATTGCGTTAAAAATCAAGTAAACAATCAGGTTTCGCATATAAAGTCGTTTGCTTTAGATCCATATAAGACTATTGAACAGCAATTAGATGTTTTTTTTGATAAGGAAGAAGCTTTGCAAAGTGGTTTTCAAGACGTGGTGGTTTTGCACGATAATAATTTAAACACATTTGTACCTACGGCTTTGTTTGATGAAACTTCGCTGGGAAGCTATTTGCAATACAATACCAAGGTTTTTCCGACAGATTATTTTGATTACGACAACTTGCCACAAGCCGAAATGAACAATATTTATGTGCCTTATGTGGCATTTAACAATTATTTTTTAGATGTTTTTGGCAGTTTTACATTTCAGCACATAAACACCTCTTTGGTGCAGCATTTTTTGGCAAAATCTGCAAACGATGCGGTTGCCAATCTTTTTGTACACGTGGGCGCTACCCATTTTGAATTGGTACTCACAAAACAAAAAAAATTACTTTTTTTTAATAGCTACGAGTTTCAAACCAAAGAAGATTTTATTTACTATCTATTATTTGTTTTTGAACAACTGCAACTAAATCCAGAAACTCAAGCCGTTACATTTTATGGCAATATAAGCACCGGAAGCGATTTATACCAGATTGCTTATCGTTTTATACGCCATGTTTCAGTGGCCGATATGCAAACGCTTGCCCAAACACTTTCTGTGACATACCAAGAACTTAAACAACATTATATTTTATTGCACGCATGA